From a region of the Streptacidiphilus albus JL83 genome:
- a CDS encoding acetyl/propionyl/methylcrotonyl-CoA carboxylase subunit alpha, whose translation MFDSVLIANRGEIAVRVARTLRRMGVRSVAVHSGVDAGAPHVRAADTAVLLGPADGAAAATSYLDIGQLLAAAARTGAQAVHPGYGFLAENAALARACADAGLVFIGPPPSAIELMGDKIHAKAAVQAAGVPVVPGSEGDRLSDEQLLAAAQDIGLPVLLKPSAGGGGKGMRLVRDAARLPEEIAAARREARASFGDDTLLVERWIDRPRHIEIQLLADAHGTVVHLGERECSLQRRHQKLIEEAPSPLLTPEIRAAMGQAAVQAAESCGYTGAGTVEFIVPGDSPSSYYFMEMNTRLQVEHPVTELTATVDGHRLDLVEQQLRIAAGEPLGFRQQDVGSQGHAVEARICAEDPGRGFLPTGGRVLLLHEPEGEGIRVDSGLAPGLLVGSDYDPMLSKVIAYGPDRPTALRRLRAALAENCTLGVTTNAGYLRRLLAHPDVVAGRLDTGLVERHPELTVPAPTDNRPLPTDGTTAADGTVPAAEPAPADPTADEALAAAALARQLDLGAGTDGGEDGWADPFALPSGWRTGGQPAWTHHWLRLPGQEPVDVRTRPLSPRTVLDPADRQADGGTGFEVAVGGAQPAAVHVRSSGDRLSVTRDGLTRTFSHATDGRAADGRSAAVHWLGRDGDSWAVHPHDPLADLALGTGGARGATLNAPMPGTVTLVKGVLGEVVTKGQPLLVLEAMKMEHVITAPHDGVLDQLRVTAGSTVAMDELLAVVTPHEEVS comes from the coding sequence ATGTTCGACAGTGTCCTGATCGCCAATCGCGGCGAGATCGCGGTCCGGGTCGCGCGCACCCTGCGCCGGATGGGCGTGCGCTCCGTGGCCGTGCACAGCGGCGTGGACGCCGGAGCGCCGCATGTGCGCGCCGCCGACACCGCCGTCCTGCTCGGCCCGGCCGACGGCGCGGCGGCGGCGACCAGCTACCTGGACATCGGGCAGCTGCTGGCGGCAGCCGCCCGGACCGGCGCCCAGGCCGTCCACCCGGGCTACGGCTTCCTCGCCGAGAACGCCGCCCTCGCCCGCGCCTGCGCCGACGCCGGCCTGGTCTTCATCGGTCCCCCGCCCTCCGCGATCGAACTGATGGGTGACAAGATCCATGCCAAGGCCGCAGTGCAGGCGGCCGGCGTGCCGGTCGTTCCCGGCAGCGAGGGCGACCGCCTCAGCGACGAGCAACTGCTCGCGGCAGCACAGGACATCGGCCTGCCGGTGCTGCTCAAGCCCTCCGCCGGAGGCGGCGGCAAGGGCATGCGGCTGGTCCGCGACGCGGCCCGGCTGCCCGAGGAGATCGCCGCCGCCCGCCGGGAGGCCAGAGCCTCCTTCGGCGACGACACCCTCCTGGTGGAACGGTGGATCGACCGCCCCCGCCACATCGAGATCCAGCTGCTCGCCGACGCCCACGGCACCGTCGTCCACCTCGGCGAGCGGGAGTGCAGCCTGCAACGGCGGCACCAGAAGCTCATCGAGGAGGCGCCCTCCCCGCTGCTCACCCCGGAGATCCGGGCGGCGATGGGGCAGGCCGCCGTCCAGGCCGCGGAGTCCTGCGGCTACACCGGCGCAGGCACGGTCGAGTTCATCGTTCCCGGCGACTCCCCCTCCTCCTACTACTTCATGGAGATGAACACCCGGCTGCAGGTGGAGCACCCGGTCACCGAGCTCACCGCCACCGTCGACGGCCACCGGCTCGACCTGGTCGAGCAGCAGCTGCGCATCGCCGCCGGCGAGCCGCTGGGCTTCCGGCAGCAGGACGTCGGCAGCCAGGGACACGCCGTCGAGGCCCGGATCTGCGCCGAGGACCCCGGGCGGGGATTCCTGCCGACCGGAGGCCGGGTACTGCTGCTGCACGAGCCCGAGGGCGAGGGGATCCGGGTCGACTCCGGGCTGGCCCCCGGCCTGCTGGTCGGCAGCGACTACGACCCCATGCTGTCCAAGGTGATCGCGTACGGCCCCGACCGGCCGACCGCGCTGCGAAGGCTGCGCGCCGCCCTCGCCGAGAACTGCACCCTCGGGGTCACCACCAACGCCGGCTACCTGCGCCGACTGCTCGCCCATCCGGACGTCGTCGCGGGTCGCCTCGACACCGGCCTGGTCGAGCGCCACCCCGAACTGACCGTACCGGCGCCCACCGACAACCGGCCGCTGCCCACCGACGGCACCACGGCCGCCGACGGCACCGTGCCCGCCGCCGAGCCGGCCCCCGCCGACCCCACCGCGGACGAGGCGCTCGCCGCCGCCGCGCTGGCCCGGCAGCTCGACCTCGGCGCGGGTACGGACGGCGGCGAGGACGGCTGGGCCGACCCCTTCGCCCTGCCCTCGGGCTGGCGGACCGGCGGGCAGCCCGCCTGGACCCACCACTGGCTGCGGCTCCCCGGCCAGGAACCGGTCGACGTCAGGACCCGCCCGCTGTCGCCCCGCACCGTCCTCGACCCCGCGGACCGTCAGGCCGACGGCGGGACCGGCTTCGAGGTCGCCGTCGGCGGCGCGCAGCCGGCCGCCGTGCACGTCCGCAGCAGCGGGGACCGGCTGAGCGTCACCCGGGACGGCCTCACCCGTACCTTCTCGCACGCCACCGACGGCCGGGCGGCCGACGGCCGGTCGGCGGCCGTGCACTGGCTGGGCCGTGACGGCGACAGCTGGGCCGTCCACCCGCACGACCCGCTGGCCGACCTCGCCCTGGGCACCGGCGGCGCCCGGGGCGCCACCCTGAACGCCCCCATGCCCGGCACGGTCACCCTGGTCAAGGGCGTGCTGGGCGAGGTGGTGACGAAGGGTCAACCACTGCTCGTACTGGAGGCCATGAAGATGGAGCACGTCATCACCGCACCCCACGACGGCGTCCTCGACCAGTTGCGGGTGACCGCGGGCAGCACCGTCGCCATGGACGAGCTGCTCGCCGTGGTCACCCCGCACGAGGAGGTCTCCTGA
- a CDS encoding hydroxymethylglutaryl-CoA lyase gives MAPTDSAVPPSAAAEPGVLDLGLPAPVPLPGLPRSVRIHEVGARDGLQNEATALPVEVKAEFIARLAAAGLRTIEATSFVHPKWVPQLADAEQLFPLVSGLSEQYSGLRLPVLVPNERGLDRALAHGVADIAVFASATESFAERNLGRGVEASMEMFAPVVQRARAAGIRVRGYLSMCFGDPWEGPVPAAQVIGIGRRLLELGCEELSLGDTIGTGTPGQVAALLGGFAAAGVGPERLAVHFHDTYGQALANTLAALQCGVATVDASAGGLGGCPYAKSATGNLATEDLVWMLHGLGIETGVDLPALAATSRWLADRLGRPSPSRAVRALTGSGSQQQ, from the coding sequence ATGGCCCCGACCGACTCCGCCGTCCCTCCGTCCGCTGCCGCCGAACCGGGCGTCCTGGACCTCGGCCTGCCCGCACCGGTCCCGCTCCCCGGGCTGCCGCGCAGCGTCCGGATCCACGAGGTGGGCGCCCGCGACGGGCTGCAGAACGAGGCGACCGCCCTGCCGGTCGAGGTCAAGGCCGAGTTCATCGCCCGGCTCGCCGCCGCCGGGCTGCGGACGATCGAGGCCACCAGCTTCGTCCACCCCAAGTGGGTGCCCCAACTAGCGGATGCAGAACAGCTGTTCCCCCTGGTCTCCGGGCTCTCCGAGCAGTACTCCGGGCTGCGGCTGCCGGTCCTGGTCCCCAACGAGCGCGGGCTCGACCGGGCCCTCGCCCACGGTGTGGCCGACATCGCGGTCTTCGCCAGCGCCACCGAGAGCTTCGCCGAGCGGAACCTGGGCCGGGGCGTCGAGGCCTCGATGGAGATGTTCGCGCCGGTGGTGCAGCGGGCGCGGGCGGCCGGGATCCGGGTCCGCGGCTATCTGTCGATGTGCTTCGGCGACCCCTGGGAGGGGCCGGTGCCGGCCGCCCAGGTGATCGGCATCGGCCGGCGGCTGCTGGAGCTCGGCTGCGAGGAGCTCAGCCTCGGCGACACCATCGGCACCGGCACCCCGGGCCAGGTGGCGGCGCTGCTCGGCGGCTTCGCCGCCGCCGGCGTGGGGCCGGAGCGCCTGGCCGTGCACTTCCACGACACCTACGGCCAGGCCCTGGCCAACACCCTGGCCGCCCTCCAGTGCGGGGTCGCCACCGTCGACGCCTCGGCCGGCGGCCTCGGCGGCTGCCCCTACGCCAAGAGCGCCACCGGCAATCTGGCGACCGAGGACCTGGTCTGGATGCTGCACGGCCTGGGCATCGAGACCGGCGTCGACCTGCCCGCCCTGGCCGCGACCAGTCGGTGGCTCGCCGACCGGCTCGGCCGTCCCAGCCCCTCCCGTGCTGTCCGCGCCCTGACCGGGAGCGGCAGCCAGCAGCAGTAG
- a CDS encoding acyl-CoA dehydrogenase family protein translates to MLDHRLAPEYEDLRRTVAEFAHDVVAPKIGEYYEHDEFPYEIIAEMGRMGLFGLPFPEEYGGMGGDYLALCLVLEELARVDSSVAITLEAAVSLGAMPIHRYGTEEQKRTWLPRLCSGEMLGAFGLTEPEGGSDAGATRTTARYDEATDEWVINGSKCFITNAGTEITGLVTVAALTLSKEEGAEGSPTREISTIIVPSGTPGFTASKKYSKVGWNASDTRELSFTDCRVPAANLLGEAGRGYAQFLRILDEGRIAIAALATGLAQGCVDESLGYAAQRRAFGRPIGANQAIQFKIADMEMRAHTSRLAWYHAASRLQAGERFKKEAAIAKLHSSEAAVTNAREATQIHGGYGFMNEYPVARMWRDSKILEIGEGTSEVQRMLIARELGMTYS, encoded by the coding sequence ATGCTCGACCACCGCCTCGCCCCCGAGTACGAGGATCTGCGGCGCACCGTCGCCGAGTTCGCCCACGACGTCGTCGCCCCCAAGATCGGGGAGTACTACGAGCACGACGAGTTCCCCTACGAGATCATCGCCGAGATGGGACGGATGGGCCTGTTCGGCCTGCCCTTCCCCGAGGAGTACGGCGGCATGGGCGGCGACTACCTGGCGCTCTGCCTGGTGCTGGAGGAGCTCGCGCGAGTGGACTCCTCGGTGGCCATCACCCTGGAGGCGGCGGTCTCGCTCGGGGCCATGCCGATCCACCGCTACGGCACCGAGGAGCAGAAGCGCACCTGGCTGCCCCGGCTGTGCTCCGGCGAGATGCTGGGCGCCTTCGGGCTGACCGAGCCGGAGGGCGGCTCGGACGCCGGGGCGACCCGGACCACCGCCCGCTACGACGAGGCCACCGACGAGTGGGTCATCAACGGCTCGAAGTGCTTCATCACCAACGCCGGGACCGAGATCACCGGGCTGGTCACCGTCGCCGCCCTCACCCTTTCGAAGGAAGAGGGGGCCGAGGGCTCGCCGACCCGGGAGATCTCCACCATCATCGTGCCCAGCGGAACCCCGGGGTTCACCGCCTCGAAGAAGTACTCGAAGGTCGGCTGGAACGCCTCGGACACCCGGGAGCTCTCCTTCACCGACTGCCGCGTCCCGGCCGCCAACCTCCTCGGTGAGGCAGGCCGCGGCTACGCCCAGTTCCTCAGGATCCTCGACGAGGGCCGTATCGCGATCGCGGCCCTGGCCACCGGCCTGGCCCAGGGGTGCGTCGACGAGTCGTTGGGCTACGCCGCCCAGCGGCGGGCCTTCGGCAGGCCGATCGGCGCCAACCAGGCCATCCAGTTCAAGATCGCCGACATGGAGATGCGGGCCCACACCTCCCGGCTGGCCTGGTACCACGCCGCCTCCCGGCTGCAGGCGGGAGAGCGCTTCAAGAAGGAGGCCGCGATCGCCAAGCTCCACTCCTCCGAGGCGGCCGTCACCAACGCCCGCGAGGCCACCCAGATCCACGGCGGCTACGGATTCATGAACGAGTACCCCGTCGCCCGGATGTGGCGCGACAGCAAGATCCTGGAAATCGGCGAGGGCACCTCGGAGGTGCAGCGGATGCTCATCGCCCGCGAGTTGGGCATGACCTACAGCTGA
- a CDS encoding HAD family hydrolase, with protein sequence MPPLMLFDLDNTLIDRDRAFRAWAASFLADRDLPPSGLDWLVTLDCGGYAGRRVVLQAAVEHFGLSEDVEPLLEEYREHLVQLVECPSAHLDALQAARAAGWTIGIVSNGDTKPQLAKMERTGLADLVDGWIISEEADCAKPDPRIFRLAAERCGVRPDSDWPENSWMVGDHPPADIAGARLTGLRSVWLAHGRPWPETAYAPTFTADALPTAVTHILDSTGALD encoded by the coding sequence ATGCCGCCGCTGATGCTGTTCGACCTCGACAACACCCTGATCGACAGAGACCGCGCCTTTCGCGCCTGGGCCGCCTCCTTCCTCGCCGACCGCGACCTCCCGCCGAGCGGCCTCGACTGGCTGGTGACCCTCGACTGCGGCGGCTACGCCGGCCGACGGGTCGTGCTGCAGGCGGCGGTCGAGCACTTCGGCCTCAGCGAGGACGTCGAGCCGCTGCTGGAGGAGTACCGGGAGCACCTGGTGCAGTTGGTGGAGTGCCCCTCGGCCCATCTGGACGCGCTGCAGGCCGCCCGCGCGGCCGGCTGGACGATCGGCATCGTGAGCAACGGCGACACCAAGCCCCAACTGGCGAAGATGGAACGGACCGGCCTGGCCGACCTGGTGGACGGGTGGATCATCTCGGAGGAGGCCGACTGCGCCAAGCCCGACCCGCGCATCTTCCGGCTGGCCGCCGAGCGCTGCGGAGTCCGACCGGACTCCGACTGGCCCGAGAACAGTTGGATGGTGGGCGACCACCCGCCGGCCGACATCGCCGGAGCCCGGCTCACCGGGCTGCGCAGCGTCTGGCTCGCCCACGGCCGCCCCTGGCCCGAAACCGCCTACGCCCCCACCTTCACGGCCGACGCACTGCCGACCGCCGTGACGCACATCCTCGACTCGACCGGCGCACTCGACTGA
- the orn gene encoding oligoribonuclease, producing MNDRMVWIDCEMTGLDLERDALVEVAALVTDSELNILGEGVDVVIRPPAEAINTMPDVVREMHTASGLLTELEQGGTLAEAEAQVLAYIREHIPEAGKAPLCGNSVATDRGFLARDMATLEQHLHYRIVDVSSIKELARRWYPRAYYNSPKKVGNHRALADIRESIAELRFYREAVFVPQPGPDTDAARAIAARHQLPPA from the coding sequence GTGAATGATCGCATGGTCTGGATCGACTGCGAGATGACAGGGCTCGACCTCGAACGGGATGCGCTGGTGGAGGTCGCCGCGCTGGTCACCGACTCCGAGCTGAACATCCTGGGCGAGGGCGTGGACGTGGTGATCCGTCCCCCGGCCGAGGCGATCAACACCATGCCGGACGTGGTGCGGGAGATGCACACCGCCTCGGGCCTGCTCACCGAGCTGGAACAGGGCGGCACCCTGGCCGAGGCCGAGGCGCAGGTGCTCGCCTACATCCGCGAGCACATCCCCGAGGCCGGCAAGGCCCCCCTGTGCGGCAACTCGGTGGCGACGGACCGCGGCTTCCTCGCCCGGGACATGGCCACCCTGGAGCAGCACCTGCACTACCGGATCGTGGACGTCTCCTCGATCAAGGAGCTGGCCCGGCGCTGGTACCCGCGCGCCTACTACAACAGCCCCAAGAAGGTGGGCAACCACCGTGCGCTGGCGGACATCCGCGAGAGCATCGCGGAGCTGCGCTTCTACCGCGAGGCCGTCTTCGTGCCCCAGCCGGGCCCGGACACCGACGCCGCCCGGGCCATCGCCGCGCGGCACCAACTGCCCCCGGCCTGA
- a CDS encoding slipin family protein: MLGVDVLLGVLGAGALWVATGVRVVQQFERGVVFRFGRVHKSIRQPGLTLLIPVADRLRKVNVQIITMPVPAQEGITRDNVTVRVDAVVYFQVKDPVLASVNVQNYTFAMSQVAQTSLRSIIGKSELDDLLTNREPLNQGLELMLESPSNGWGILIDRVEIKDVALPESMKRSMSRQAEAERERRARIITADGEFQASQKLSEAAMIMSETPAALQLRLLQTVVEVAAEKNSTLVLPFPVELLRFLDGATPERSKSPTSVPRRPMPEPIPLDEALAALPDIADVPELAVPEVDVPAVEVPAVEVPELDVRELDGPEPEAQHRIDGPPVDERPDGAAG, from the coding sequence ATGCTCGGAGTTGACGTGCTTCTGGGTGTGCTGGGGGCAGGTGCGCTGTGGGTGGCCACCGGCGTGCGGGTGGTGCAGCAGTTCGAGCGCGGCGTCGTCTTCCGCTTCGGGCGGGTCCACAAGTCGATCAGGCAGCCAGGGCTGACCCTGCTGATCCCCGTCGCCGACCGGCTGCGCAAGGTCAACGTCCAGATCATCACCATGCCGGTGCCGGCCCAGGAGGGCATCACCCGGGACAACGTCACGGTCCGGGTGGACGCGGTCGTCTACTTCCAGGTCAAGGACCCGGTCCTGGCCTCGGTCAATGTGCAGAACTACACCTTCGCGATGTCCCAGGTCGCGCAGACCTCGCTCCGGTCGATCATCGGCAAGAGCGAGCTCGACGACCTGCTGACCAACCGCGAGCCGCTGAACCAGGGCCTGGAGCTGATGCTGGAGAGCCCCTCCAACGGCTGGGGCATCCTGATCGACCGGGTGGAGATCAAGGATGTGGCGCTGCCCGAGTCGATGAAGCGGTCGATGTCCCGGCAGGCCGAGGCCGAGCGTGAGCGCCGAGCGCGGATCATCACCGCGGACGGTGAGTTCCAGGCCTCCCAGAAGCTGTCCGAGGCCGCCATGATCATGAGTGAGACCCCGGCCGCGCTCCAGCTGCGGCTGCTGCAGACGGTGGTCGAGGTCGCGGCGGAGAAGAACTCCACGCTGGTGCTGCCCTTCCCGGTGGAACTGCTCCGCTTCCTGGACGGGGCCACCCCCGAGCGGTCCAAGTCGCCGACCTCGGTGCCGCGCAGGCCGATGCCCGAGCCGATCCCGCTGGACGAGGCGCTGGCGGCGCTGCCGGACATCGCCGACGTCCCCGAGCTGGCAGTGCCGGAGGTCGACGTGCCCGCCGTCGAGGTGCCCGCCGTCGAGGTGCCCGAGCTGGACGTCCGCGAACTCGACGGGCCCGAGCCGGAGGCGCAGCACCGGATCGATGGCCCGCCCGTCGACGAGCGGCCCGACGGCGCAGCCGGCTGA
- a CDS encoding pentapeptide repeat-containing protein — protein sequence MTTQRPETDLDARSLLADRREHVGVDFSGFDLRRALSYPAAPFTFRNCGFEDSDLRGVRLAEAAFLDCRLDRADLGGAMLDQARFEGGSAAFLKAGRADLTDAVFHGIDLANSQWGQTLLAGARFEECRLVGARLSALRGIGYTFVRCHLGLADVAGLDFRGAVLDGLNFTEADLTGCDFRDAVLDGCRLGGAELRSARFAGADLRGADLGEPTVTDIPVLRGACVSERQAAVLLAAFGVQVIPVSG from the coding sequence GTGACCACTCAACGTCCCGAGACCGACCTCGATGCCCGGAGCCTGCTCGCCGACCGGCGGGAGCACGTCGGCGTCGACTTCTCCGGGTTCGACCTCCGCCGGGCGCTGTCCTACCCGGCCGCACCCTTCACCTTCCGCAACTGCGGCTTCGAGGACAGCGACCTGCGCGGGGTCCGGTTGGCCGAGGCGGCCTTCCTCGACTGCCGGCTGGACCGGGCCGACCTCGGCGGGGCCATGCTCGACCAGGCCAGGTTCGAAGGGGGCAGCGCCGCCTTCCTCAAGGCGGGACGGGCGGACCTGACCGACGCGGTCTTCCACGGGATCGACCTGGCGAACTCGCAGTGGGGCCAGACCCTGCTGGCCGGCGCCCGGTTCGAGGAGTGCCGACTGGTCGGGGCCCGGCTCTCGGCCCTGCGCGGGATCGGCTACACCTTCGTCCGCTGCCATCTCGGCCTCGCCGACGTGGCCGGTCTGGACTTCCGGGGAGCGGTGCTGGACGGGCTCAACTTCACCGAGGCCGACCTCACCGGCTGCGACTTCCGGGACGCCGTGCTCGACGGCTGCCGGCTCGGCGGGGCGGAACTGCGCTCCGCCCGGTTCGCCGGGGCGGATCTCCGGGGCGCCGACCTGGGCGAGCCGACGGTCACGGACATTCCGGTGCTGCGCGGCGCCTGCGTCTCGGAGCGGCAGGCAGCGGTGCTGCTGGCCGCCTTCGGCGTACAGGTGATCCCGGTGAGTGGTTGA
- a CDS encoding LacI family DNA-binding transcriptional regulator: protein MTDAAERPHPVSKPRAARPTLEAVARHAGVGRGTVSRVVNGSPGVSDQARAVVQQAIAELGYVPNRAARTLVTSRTDAVALVIPETESRLASEPFFAQIIRGVATELAETDMQLLLILVRTDQERTRLGTYLSGHRVDGVLMVSVRTEDPVLDLLERLGLPAVLGGRRSVLETLSYVDCDNRGGAEAAVRHLASRGCTRIATITGPLGMEAGRSRLQGYRQALDAVGLPQQEELVVNGDFTEETGHRQMRELLGRRPELDGVFVASDLMAVGALRALREAGRRVPDDVAVIGFDDSSVARHTDPPLTTIRQPTEEMGRMMARLLLDEIAAPDRTHERIELATELVLRASA, encoded by the coding sequence ATGACCGACGCTGCCGAACGCCCGCACCCCGTGTCGAAGCCGAGGGCCGCCCGCCCCACGCTGGAGGCGGTCGCCCGGCACGCCGGGGTCGGCCGGGGCACCGTCTCCCGGGTGGTCAACGGCTCGCCGGGGGTGAGCGACCAGGCGCGCGCCGTCGTCCAGCAGGCCATCGCCGAGCTGGGCTACGTACCCAACCGCGCCGCGCGCACCCTGGTCACCAGCCGGACCGACGCGGTCGCCCTGGTCATCCCGGAGACCGAGAGCCGGCTCGCCTCCGAGCCCTTCTTCGCGCAGATCATCCGCGGCGTGGCCACCGAGCTGGCCGAGACCGACATGCAGCTGCTGCTGATACTGGTCCGCACCGACCAGGAGCGCACCCGTCTCGGCACCTACCTGAGCGGACACCGGGTGGACGGGGTGCTGATGGTCTCCGTCCGGACCGAGGACCCGGTGCTCGACCTGCTGGAACGGCTCGGCCTGCCGGCCGTCCTCGGCGGTCGCCGCTCGGTCCTGGAGACGCTGAGCTACGTGGACTGCGACAACCGCGGCGGCGCCGAGGCCGCGGTCCGCCACCTGGCGAGTCGCGGCTGCACCCGGATCGCCACCATCACCGGCCCGCTGGGGATGGAGGCCGGACGCAGCCGTCTCCAGGGGTACCGCCAGGCCCTGGACGCGGTCGGGCTGCCCCAGCAGGAGGAGCTGGTGGTCAACGGTGACTTCACCGAGGAGACCGGGCACCGGCAGATGCGCGAACTGCTGGGCCGACGGCCGGAGCTGGACGGGGTCTTCGTCGCCTCCGACCTGATGGCGGTCGGCGCGCTGCGCGCCCTGCGCGAGGCCGGGCGCAGGGTGCCCGACGACGTGGCGGTCATCGGCTTCGACGACTCCTCGGTGGCCCGGCACACGGATCCGCCACTGACCACCATCCGCCAGCCCACGGAGGAGATGGGACGGATGATGGCCAGGCTGCTGCTGGACGAGATCGCGGCCCCGGACCGCACCCATGAGCGGATCGAGCTGGCCACGGAGCTGGTGCTGCGGGCCTCGGCCTGA
- a CDS encoding glycoside hydrolase family 1 protein: MTALQTSLGRPNPGRTPCPVPAQSPGAADAVTAGLTADEGLLRFPTDFLWGAATAAYQIEGAVTEGGRTASIWDTYSHTPGRIRNGDTGDTAADHYHRFREDIALMSDLGLQAYRFSVSWSRVQPTGRGPAVEHGLDFYRALVDGLLEAGITPVATLYHWDLPQELEDAGGWPVRDTAERFGEYAALMGEALGDRVGLWTTLNEPWCSAYLGYGSGVHAPGRTEPASALRAAHHLNLGHGRAVSALRAALPSSARLSITLNLHEVRPLSDSLADQEAARRIDAVGNRVFTGPILDGTYPEDLLADTAHLLDWSEVIRPGDVGAISAPIDLLGINYYTPTLVSSRLGTDGLGAGSGAATRDDGHGRSEHSPWPGSEDVIFHLPPGERTAMNWSIDPSGLYDLLTRTAREHPGLPLLVTENGAAFDDYVNPEGEVRDPERIAYLRSHLAAVHRALAEGVDVRGYFLWSLMDNFEWAYGYGKRFGAVYVDYATQRRIPKSSALWYSEAIRRGGVSGS, encoded by the coding sequence ATGACCGCACTCCAGACCTCCCTCGGCCGGCCCAACCCAGGCCGTACCCCGTGCCCGGTACCGGCCCAGAGCCCGGGCGCGGCCGACGCCGTCACGGCCGGACTCACCGCGGACGAGGGCCTGCTCCGCTTTCCCACCGACTTCCTCTGGGGCGCCGCCACGGCCGCCTACCAGATCGAGGGAGCGGTGACCGAGGGCGGACGGACCGCCTCGATCTGGGACACCTACAGCCACACCCCCGGCCGGATCCGCAACGGCGACACCGGCGACACCGCGGCCGACCACTACCACCGCTTCCGCGAGGACATCGCGCTGATGTCCGACCTCGGCCTGCAGGCGTACCGCTTCTCGGTCTCCTGGTCCCGGGTCCAGCCCACCGGGCGCGGCCCGGCGGTGGAGCACGGCCTGGACTTCTACCGGGCGCTGGTGGACGGCCTGCTCGAAGCCGGCATCACCCCGGTGGCCACCCTCTACCACTGGGACCTGCCCCAGGAGTTGGAGGACGCCGGCGGCTGGCCGGTGCGCGACACCGCCGAGCGCTTCGGCGAGTACGCGGCGCTGATGGGCGAGGCCCTCGGCGACCGGGTCGGCCTCTGGACCACGCTGAACGAGCCCTGGTGCTCGGCCTACCTCGGCTACGGCTCCGGCGTGCACGCCCCGGGGCGCACCGAGCCGGCCTCCGCCCTCCGGGCCGCGCACCACCTCAACCTCGGCCACGGCCGGGCGGTCTCGGCGCTGCGCGCGGCGCTCCCCAGCTCGGCCCGGCTCTCCATCACGCTGAACCTGCACGAGGTCCGGCCGCTCAGCGACAGCCTGGCGGACCAGGAGGCGGCGCGCCGGATCGACGCGGTGGGCAACCGGGTCTTCACCGGGCCGATCCTCGACGGCACCTACCCGGAGGACCTGCTGGCCGACACCGCCCACCTGCTCGACTGGTCCGAGGTGATCCGTCCCGGCGACGTCGGGGCGATCTCGGCGCCGATCGACCTGCTGGGCATCAACTACTACACGCCCACCCTGGTCTCCTCCCGGCTGGGCACCGACGGCCTGGGTGCCGGCAGCGGCGCGGCCACCAGGGACGACGGCCACGGCCGGAGCGAGCACTCGCCCTGGCCCGGGTCCGAGGACGTCATCTTCCACCTGCCTCCGGGCGAGCGCACCGCGATGAACTGGAGCATCGACCCCAGCGGGCTGTACGACCTGCTCACCCGGACCGCCCGGGAACACCCCGGCCTGCCGCTGCTGGTGACCGAGAACGGCGCGGCCTTCGACGACTACGTCAACCCCGAGGGCGAGGTCCGCGACCCGGAGCGGATCGCCTACCTCCGGTCGCACCTCGCCGCCGTCCACCGCGCGCTGGCCGAGGGCGTCGATGTGCGCGGCTACTTCCTCTGGTCGCTGATGGACAACTTCGAGTGGGCCTACGGCTACGGCAAGCGCTTCGGCGCCGTGTACGTGGACTACGCGACCCAGCGCCGCATCCCCAAGTCGAGCGCCCTCTGGTACTCCGAGGCGATCCGGCGCGGAGGCGTGAGCGGCAGCTGA